In Nitratireductor mangrovi, the genomic window CATTGTTCGGGCCCACGAAGACGACGATGTCATCGTCATCGAGCGTTAGTTTTGTTCCATCAGAAAAAATAATACTCTCAAAAGACAATCTGGGGCAAAATAACTCGGCGTTTTCTGAGATGCTCTCGTCATCACTCATTCTTAGATGTCCTCACCGATTTTCAGCTATTCAGAAATTGCCTCCGCTTATCGAGAACCTATCTTCTCGCAAGAGGCTATTTCTCCAATTCAACTCGGACCATAGCGCGCGGCAATATTTGCCGCACCATTTTGGGAAGACCAATAAAAGAACTTGTCTGCCAGAGCCACTACCATAGAGCGCAAGCGCCGACGCATCCACTCCGTATGCCTGCTAGCAGCGTACTCTGTTGCGGCTTGCCGGCGTGCTTATCGCTGCCCGGCGTGTGCTGACGCCGCCGACGCCGTCCCGCTCACCAGCCCCACCCCCAGCGCCCTCAACCGAATACCTCCGCGATGGCGGCCTGTTCGGCGTCCTCCCATCGGCGCACGTCCCTGGCGACCTTCTCGATGTCCTTGTCGCCGAGGTGGTGGGCGCCGTCCTTGTCGATGCGGCACAGGCTGAACGGTTCGCCGACGGTCGGCGAGGTCAGGTCGAGCGCCTGCAGCACCCGCAGGACCGCCGCGCAGCCGAAACGCAGCGACCGCTCGGCCAGGTGGAAATGGGACATCAGCGAACCGGCCTGCTGGGCCATGGCCGCGCCGCTGCCGATGGCATGGAACCCGATATCGGCGTAGTGCCCGATCATGCCGGAGGGCGTGATCTCGATGATCCACGGCGCGCCGTCGCGCCAGCCGGCGGCCATCACATAGGCCGACGGCGTCCCGCCGCCTTCCTCGCCCGGCACGTCGGGGATGAAGGTGTCGTAGTGGTGGCGCAGGATCGGAAGCACCTGTTCCTGCAGCGCGCGCCCGATGTCGGGCGCCTCCAGGATCGCGGCGCTGTTTTCATTGAAACGGCGTTCCACGTCGGCCAGCACCGAGCGCGCGCCGCTGCCACCCCAGGCCGCCAGCTCGCCGAGCGGGTGCAGCTTCTGGGCGGGGTAGGTCATGCCGCGGCCCCTGTCGGTGATCTGGGAGTCGGAGCCGAGCACGACTCCATCCCGGCAAACGGTGGCAAGCACGACGGTCATGAGGCTTCCTCTCGGATGTTGCGGACATTCCGGTTGGACATATTGGTCACGGCACTGGAAATTCATCCCCCGACGATCGAGATCATGGGACAGGCCTCACAGGCCGGTCGCCGCCTACAGCCTGTCCCAGGCGACGTAGACGGCGAGCACCAGAACGCCGCCGAGCAGGGAAAAGATCAGCGGCGCGCCGAAATAGAGGCAAATGACCGCACCGGCACCGGTGCCGATCAGGAAGGTCAGCCACAGGCCCACCGTATCGCGGATGAGTCCCTGCAGGAGCGTGGTCCAAAACCCCTGCTCGGGGGCGCCGTCGGGCCGGTCCTGACGATCATCTTCCGGCATGAACGCCTCGCGCGTTGTCGCACCCCGCAGGACCAAGGTAGCACAAACCTGTGCGGAGCTGTGCGAAGCAGGTCACTTGCGGCAGCCGGCAGAGCGGCGCCGACCGGTTCGCAAGGTCCCGGCATTCGGCCCGGAGGTCCGCTACCGGGCGCAGATCGAAACGCCGGCGGGATTGAAGGAACTGACCTGATCGGGATGGCTACCGCCCCTCACCGCGCAATTCGAGCTGGAACAGCGGCGTCGCGGGCCTGAGCGATTCATAAGCGACACCGTTGGCGATCGCGAACCGGATGACGGTCTCGCCTGCCTCGGAGATGAAGCTCCCGGGCCGTTGCAACTCTTCGCTTGACATGGAGCATGCGGATCAAGCCTATTCGCGGCATGAAAGTCGGGCATGCCATCACGGTGATGTATGCCGCGCCGCTGCGGCTGGCGCTTGCTTTTCTTTTTCTCCTGCTCACATCGGTGCAGCCGGGCCTGTTCTCGATGGCCAGCGCCAAGAGCCTGACCTCGGCCAAGCCCGCCGAGGTCGCACAGGCCCACACTTCGCATGAGGCCGCGGACCATGGGCACCGCCACCACGCCGGCGCCGATGGCGGGCACGCGCAAAGCAAGGTCCAGCATCACAAGGGCGGCAAGTTCTCGGACAGCGGCTGCGAAGTCCATTGCGCGCTGGTCACCGCCTTGCCGGTCGACTGTCCGTTCCTGCGGCAACCAGCCTCCGGCGGCCACGGAGTGACACGCATCGTCGCGCTCGTCGACGGCAAGACCAGCGTCCTCGCAAAACCTCCCAGACACCTGAACTG contains:
- a CDS encoding proteasome protein, translated to MTVVLATVCRDGVVLGSDSQITDRGRGMTYPAQKLHPLGELAAWGGSGARSVLADVERRFNENSAAILEAPDIGRALQEQVLPILRHHYDTFIPDVPGEEGGGTPSAYVMAAGWRDGAPWIIEITPSGMIGHYADIGFHAIGSGAAMAQQAGSLMSHFHLAERSLRFGCAAVLRVLQALDLTSPTVGEPFSLCRIDKDGAHHLGDKDIEKVARDVRRWEDAEQAAIAEVFG